One stretch of Janibacter limosus DNA includes these proteins:
- a CDS encoding alpha/beta hydrolase, with protein MKRPYPGLSPLLGALTTFLDNGGRGSILDAAHEDILAARAKVFPTSPPFSWITGRVSPRVTIDEGSAPARDGASIPLRWYTPVTRRAGRPVVVYLHGGGWVQGNTPMYDPLCTHLAAELDALVVSVDYRMAPEHRAPVAAHDAIDVTRWLHEEPQRGADPTRIALCGDSAGGNLSAVVAQQLRDLRTDDGEPVIRHQALIYPATDLTLASPSLDEHAEGAILSKAKVLAFRAHYLGEQPDAVRTDDPIVSPLFGDVTGVAPALVQTADLDPIRDDGLRYAEALRAAGVEVRATNYVGLPHGFASFPGVARSGAQHRAELVTEIRRHLIGSTPGA; from the coding sequence ATGAAGCGTCCCTACCCCGGCCTGTCGCCGCTCCTCGGCGCGCTGACCACCTTCCTCGACAACGGCGGTCGCGGTTCGATCCTCGACGCGGCGCACGAGGACATCCTCGCCGCGCGGGCCAAGGTCTTCCCGACCTCGCCCCCCTTCTCCTGGATCACCGGTCGCGTCTCGCCGCGGGTGACGATCGACGAAGGGAGCGCGCCGGCACGTGACGGGGCGAGCATCCCCCTTCGCTGGTACACGCCGGTGACGCGAAGGGCGGGACGTCCGGTCGTCGTCTACCTCCACGGCGGCGGGTGGGTGCAGGGCAACACCCCGATGTACGACCCGCTGTGCACCCACCTCGCGGCCGAGCTCGACGCACTCGTCGTGAGCGTGGACTACCGGATGGCACCGGAGCACCGGGCACCCGTCGCGGCCCACGACGCCATCGACGTCACCCGGTGGCTGCACGAGGAGCCTCAGCGGGGCGCCGACCCCACCCGGATCGCGCTCTGCGGCGACTCGGCCGGTGGCAACCTCTCGGCGGTCGTCGCGCAGCAGCTGCGGGACTTGCGCACCGACGACGGCGAGCCGGTCATCCGCCACCAGGCACTGATCTACCCCGCGACCGACCTCACGCTGGCCTCACCCTCGCTCGACGAGCACGCCGAGGGCGCGATCCTCTCCAAGGCGAAGGTCCTCGCCTTCCGTGCCCACTACCTCGGCGAGCAGCCGGACGCGGTCCGGACCGACGACCCGATCGTCTCCCCGCTCTTCGGCGACGTCACCGGAGTGGCCCCGGCGCTCGTCCAGACAGCCGACCTCGACCCGATCCGCGACGACGGGCTGCGCTACGCCGAGGCACTGCGGGCGGCGGGCGTCGAGGTGCGTGCCACCAACTACGTCGGCCTGCCGCACGGCTTCGCCAGCTTCCCCGGCGTGGCGCGCTCCGGTGCCCAGCACCGTGCCGAGCTCGTCACCGAGATCCGTCGCCACCTGATCGGGAGCACCCCCGGTGCGTGA
- a CDS encoding alpha/beta hydrolase: MPWRTRLLDRLTRSAAIAEEMTPAELSRMRGNVPMRRPYTWVLGTPTRDVTSTSRRITARDGYELKVRVHRPDGESGPLPLLVHFHGGGFVIGNIGVYDPWCTAVAARAQVVVVTVAYRMAPEHRAPLAVDDCLDATRWAIEHAAELGARSDSVGVTGDSAGGNLAAAVAQQLRDEGFAGLRHQALVYPAPDLTEREVEALQEADRRFVLLTPDMMRSFRSLYLGDDGDASDPLLSPALGDLTGLPPALVQTAEHDPLRPDGLAYATALEAAGVEVRATTYRGAPHGFITFPGFAPAAHAALDELVVEVTHHLHQESR, translated from the coding sequence ATGCCATGGCGCACGCGCCTGCTCGACCGACTCACCCGGTCGGCGGCGATCGCGGAGGAGATGACGCCCGCTGAGCTGTCCCGGATGCGTGGCAATGTGCCCATGCGCCGGCCCTACACCTGGGTCCTCGGCACGCCCACCCGCGACGTCACGTCGACCTCCCGGCGGATCACCGCGCGCGACGGGTACGAGCTCAAGGTCCGGGTCCACCGACCCGACGGCGAGAGCGGCCCCCTCCCGCTGCTCGTGCACTTCCACGGGGGCGGCTTCGTCATCGGCAACATCGGCGTCTACGACCCGTGGTGCACGGCGGTCGCGGCGCGGGCCCAGGTCGTCGTGGTCACGGTCGCCTACCGGATGGCCCCCGAGCACCGCGCTCCCCTGGCCGTCGACGACTGCCTCGACGCGACCCGATGGGCCATCGAGCACGCGGCCGAGCTCGGCGCCCGGTCCGACTCCGTCGGGGTCACCGGGGACTCGGCCGGCGGCAACCTCGCGGCAGCGGTGGCCCAGCAGCTGCGCGATGAGGGCTTTGCCGGGCTGCGCCACCAGGCCCTGGTCTACCCGGCGCCGGACCTCACCGAGCGTGAGGTGGAGGCGCTGCAGGAGGCGGACCGGCGCTTCGTGCTGCTGACGCCCGACATGATGCGCTCCTTCCGCAGCCTCTACCTCGGCGACGACGGCGACGCGAGCGACCCTCTCCTCTCCCCCGCGCTCGGCGACCTCACCGGACTCCCGCCGGCGCTCGTCCAGACCGCCGAGCACGACCCCCTTCGGCCTGACGGGTTGGCCTACGCAACCGCACTGGAGGCCGCGGGCGTCGAGGTGCGCGCGACGACCTATCGCGGTGCGCCCCACGGCTTCATCACCTTCCCGGGGTTCGCCCCGGCAGCCCACGCGGCACTCGACGAGCTCGTCGTCGAGGTCACCCACCACCTGCACCAGGAGTCCCGATGA
- a CDS encoding tRNA (adenine-N1)-methyltransferase: MSATGSAYRRGPFREGDRVQLTDPKGRLHTISLTPGKEFHTHRGHIKHDDLIGAPDGSTITHTSGSEYLALRPLLSDYVMSMPRGAAVVYPKDAGQIVTMADVFPGASVVEAGVGSGALSMSLLRAVGDTGSVHSFERRADFAEIAKANAQAFFGEDHPAWTVTVGDLVESLPSAVEPGTVDRVVLDMLAPWECLEVVADALVPGGVLICYVATATQLSKVAEAMRDFGTFTEPEAFETLLRGWHLEGLAVRPQHRMHGHTGFLITTRRLAPDTTPPVRKRRPGKGYAAQEEGTETEAPQVEPAPGADDAEWTPEALGERTASEKKMRKLTRGVVPPTPR, encoded by the coding sequence ATGAGCGCCACCGGATCTGCCTACCGTCGCGGCCCCTTCCGTGAGGGGGACCGCGTCCAACTGACCGACCCCAAGGGTCGGCTGCACACCATCTCCCTGACGCCGGGCAAGGAGTTCCACACCCACCGGGGCCACATCAAGCACGACGACCTCATCGGAGCACCCGACGGGTCCACGATCACCCACACGTCGGGGAGCGAGTACCTCGCGCTGCGTCCGCTGCTGTCCGACTACGTCATGTCGATGCCGCGCGGCGCCGCTGTCGTCTACCCCAAGGACGCCGGCCAGATCGTCACCATGGCCGATGTCTTCCCCGGCGCGAGCGTCGTCGAGGCCGGGGTGGGCTCCGGCGCGTTGTCCATGTCGCTGCTGCGGGCCGTGGGGGACACCGGCTCGGTGCACTCCTTCGAGCGGCGCGCCGACTTCGCGGAGATCGCCAAGGCCAACGCGCAGGCCTTCTTCGGTGAGGACCACCCGGCGTGGACCGTCACCGTGGGGGATCTCGTCGAGTCGCTCCCGTCCGCCGTCGAGCCCGGCACGGTCGATCGGGTCGTCCTCGACATGCTCGCCCCCTGGGAGTGCCTCGAGGTCGTCGCGGACGCGCTCGTGCCCGGCGGGGTCCTCATCTGCTACGTCGCCACGGCCACCCAGCTGAGCAAGGTCGCCGAGGCGATGCGCGACTTCGGGACCTTCACCGAGCCCGAGGCCTTCGAGACCCTCCTGCGCGGCTGGCACCTCGAGGGTCTGGCCGTTCGCCCGCAGCACCGCATGCACGGTCACACCGGCTTCCTCATCACCACCCGCCGCCTGGCGCCCGACACCACCCCGCCGGTGCGCAAGCGTCGGCCGGGCAAGGGGTACGCGGCACAGGAGGAGGGCACCGAGACCGAGGCCCCCCAGGTCGAGCCGGCACCGGGTGCCGACGACGCCGAGTGGACCCCCGAGGCGCTGGGCGAGCGGACCGCCTCGGAGAAGAAGATGCGCAAGCTGACTCGCGGAGTGGTCCCCCCGACCCCACGCTGA
- a CDS encoding site-2 protease family protein: MAAPPDDHPPRGIRLATIGSVPVYLGWSWLLMGGLIVFLVGPSTAQVHGTTVGYSVAVIYALALLLSVLAHEAAHAITARSFGHTVHRVVADLWGGHTAFEASRATPMTSAAIAVVGPLTNAVIAIVCLVTSTVLGVGIPAMVLGGIAFVNGALAVLNLLPGLPLDGGQIVEAVVWGITKDQGRARVVAGYLGRGLVIVVVVAVVGVPLLQGRSPSMSTVLWTVLVASFLWSGATQAIRNGRALGTLSGLDVPSLLEPAAGIAHDRPVSELTSLRALPVVVDAAGVPLGLIDHDALRSVPVQAVGSTPVSAVLANAPEGWAVDLTPGREAIELVNAFQSSRSRIVAVSEGGVLRGIVRVERVNAALARN, translated from the coding sequence ATGGCAGCGCCCCCGGACGACCACCCTCCTCGCGGCATCCGTCTGGCCACGATCGGCTCCGTGCCCGTCTACCTCGGCTGGTCGTGGTTGCTCATGGGCGGCCTCATCGTCTTCCTCGTCGGACCGTCGACAGCGCAGGTCCACGGCACGACCGTCGGCTACTCGGTCGCGGTCATCTACGCGCTCGCGCTGCTGCTGAGCGTCCTCGCGCACGAGGCGGCCCACGCCATCACGGCCCGGTCCTTCGGTCACACCGTCCACCGCGTCGTCGCCGACCTGTGGGGCGGCCACACCGCCTTCGAGGCCTCGCGCGCCACGCCGATGACCTCGGCCGCGATCGCGGTCGTCGGTCCGCTCACCAACGCGGTGATCGCCATCGTCTGCCTCGTGACCTCCACGGTGCTCGGCGTGGGGATCCCGGCGATGGTCCTCGGCGGCATCGCCTTCGTCAACGGTGCCCTCGCGGTGCTCAACCTGCTCCCCGGGCTGCCGCTGGACGGTGGCCAGATCGTCGAGGCGGTCGTGTGGGGCATCACCAAGGACCAGGGGCGGGCGCGCGTGGTCGCCGGGTACCTCGGCCGTGGTCTGGTCATCGTCGTCGTCGTGGCCGTCGTGGGTGTCCCGCTGCTGCAGGGCCGGTCGCCGAGCATGTCGACCGTGCTGTGGACCGTGCTCGTCGCCTCCTTCCTCTGGTCCGGCGCCACGCAGGCGATCCGGAACGGCCGGGCGCTCGGCACCCTCTCGGGGCTGGACGTGCCGTCCCTGCTCGAGCCGGCCGCGGGCATCGCCCACGACCGCCCGGTCAGCGAGCTGACCTCCCTTCGTGCCCTGCCGGTCGTCGTCGACGCGGCCGGGGTGCCGCTCGGCCTGATCGACCACGACGCCCTGCGCAGCGTCCCGGTGCAGGCCGTGGGGTCCACCCCGGTCTCCGCCGTCCTGGCCAATGCACCCGAGGGGTGGGCCGTCGACCTCACCCCGGGCCGTGAGGCCATCGAGCTGGTCAACGCCTTCCAGTCCTCGCGCTCCCGGATCGTCGCCGTGAGCGAAGGGGGAGTCCTGCGCGGCATCGTGCGGGTCGAGCGGGTCAACGCCGCCCTCGCGCGCAACTAG
- a CDS encoding RecB family exonuclease — translation MRAALSPSRAADFKQCPLKFRFRTIDGLEEAPSPAAARGTLVHAVLEEIFELPAVERTPEAARALVPGRWAAMVADRPELAEMLADEASLSEESWFAAAEKLVDRWFTLEDPSRLEPSHREVKVETEVDGLVLRGIIDRLDIAPTGEVRVVDYKTGRTPAAGFEGKALFQMKFYGLVIWRRTGRIPDLLQLVYLKDGTVIRYVPDEADLLSLERNVRAVWTAIEQAVAARDFRPNPTKLCGWCDFKPLCPAFGGTPPALPETIEITTPEAALTAEASAPPSPAWP, via the coding sequence GTGAGGGCCGCGCTCTCCCCTTCGCGGGCTGCTGACTTCAAGCAGTGCCCCCTGAAGTTCCGGTTCCGCACGATCGACGGCCTCGAGGAGGCACCCTCGCCGGCGGCGGCGCGAGGCACGCTCGTGCACGCCGTGCTCGAGGAGATCTTCGAACTGCCCGCTGTCGAGCGCACCCCCGAGGCCGCGCGGGCGCTGGTGCCGGGTCGGTGGGCCGCGATGGTCGCCGACCGACCCGAGCTCGCCGAGATGCTGGCGGACGAGGCGTCACTCAGCGAGGAGTCGTGGTTTGCCGCTGCCGAGAAGCTGGTGGACCGGTGGTTCACCCTCGAGGATCCGTCGAGACTCGAGCCCTCTCACCGTGAGGTCAAGGTCGAGACCGAGGTCGACGGCTTGGTGCTGCGCGGCATCATCGACCGGCTGGACATCGCCCCCACCGGTGAGGTGCGGGTCGTCGACTACAAGACGGGGCGCACGCCTGCGGCGGGCTTCGAGGGCAAGGCCCTCTTCCAGATGAAGTTCTACGGCTTGGTCATCTGGCGCCGCACGGGCCGGATCCCCGACCTGCTGCAGCTGGTCTACCTCAAGGACGGCACGGTGATCCGCTACGTCCCCGACGAGGCCGACCTGCTGTCCCTCGAGCGCAATGTCCGAGCGGTGTGGACGGCGATCGAGCAGGCCGTGGCCGCCCGCGACTTCCGCCCCAACCCGACGAAGCTGTGCGGGTGGTGCGACTTCAAGCCGCTCTGCCCCGCCTTCGGCGGCACTCCCCCGGCGCTGCCGGAGACGATCGAGATCACCACCCCCGAGGCCGCGCTGACCGCCGAAGCCAGCGCACCCCCTTCGCCCGCCTGGCCCTGA
- the arc gene encoding proteasome ATPase: protein MTTEPSPQDVRALQDKLAHQQSQMSTVASQNERLVRTLKDARQQIVSLREEIERLAQPPSSYAVIVDVHDADNTVDVLSGGRKMHVAVSPAVESSELGVGREVRLNEAMNVVSVHAEDVAGEVVVVKEVLDEDRLLVLMRQDEERVVRRGTRVTGKQVRVGDAVLVDQRSNIAVERIPRAEVADLVLEEVPDLGYDDIGGLSAQIEAIRDSVELPYLHADLYERHKLKAPKGVLLYGPPGNGKTMIAKAVAASLARKVAERTGQESATAYFLNIKGPELLNKYVGETERHIRLIFHRAREKSSDGTPVVVFFDEMDSLFRTRGSGVSSDVETTIVPQLLAEIDGVEGLDNVIVIGATNREDMIDPAILRPGRLDVKIKIERPDAEGARDIFSKYLTADLPLHPEDLEEHDGDRQATVAGMIDAAVEHMYAESDANQFLEVTYQGGDKEILYFKDFNSGAMIQNIVDRSKKAAIKDFLTTGTEGIRVGHVLDACIAEFKENEDLPNTTNPDDWAKISGKKGERIVYIRTLIGGKTGGAEPGRSIDTGSRTGQYL, encoded by the coding sequence ATGACCACCGAGCCCAGCCCCCAGGACGTGCGGGCACTGCAGGACAAGCTGGCCCACCAGCAGTCGCAGATGTCGACCGTCGCCTCCCAGAACGAGCGTCTCGTGCGCACGCTCAAGGACGCCCGCCAGCAGATCGTCTCGCTCCGTGAGGAGATCGAGCGTCTGGCCCAGCCCCCTTCGTCCTATGCCGTGATCGTCGACGTCCACGACGCCGACAACACGGTCGACGTGCTCTCGGGCGGACGCAAGATGCACGTGGCCGTCTCCCCGGCTGTCGAGTCGAGCGAGCTCGGCGTCGGCCGCGAGGTGCGGCTCAACGAGGCGATGAATGTCGTCTCGGTCCACGCCGAGGACGTCGCCGGCGAGGTCGTCGTCGTCAAGGAGGTCCTCGACGAGGACCGGCTGCTCGTGCTCATGCGCCAGGACGAGGAGCGGGTCGTGCGCCGCGGCACCCGGGTCACCGGCAAGCAGGTGCGGGTCGGCGATGCCGTGCTCGTCGACCAGCGCAGCAACATCGCGGTCGAGCGGATCCCGCGGGCGGAGGTCGCCGACCTCGTCCTCGAGGAGGTGCCCGACCTCGGCTATGACGACATCGGCGGGCTCAGCGCGCAGATCGAGGCGATCCGCGACAGCGTCGAGCTGCCCTACCTGCACGCCGACCTCTACGAGCGCCACAAGCTCAAGGCGCCGAAGGGGGTCCTGCTCTACGGTCCTCCCGGCAACGGCAAGACGATGATCGCCAAGGCGGTCGCGGCGTCGTTGGCGCGCAAGGTCGCCGAGCGCACGGGGCAGGAGAGCGCCACGGCCTACTTCCTCAACATCAAGGGCCCGGAGCTGCTCAACAAGTATGTCGGCGAGACCGAGCGGCACATCCGGCTGATCTTCCACCGCGCCCGCGAGAAGTCGAGCGACGGCACGCCCGTGGTCGTCTTCTTCGACGAGATGGACAGCCTCTTCCGCACCCGCGGCTCCGGCGTCTCCTCCGACGTCGAGACGACGATCGTCCCGCAGCTGCTCGCCGAGATCGACGGCGTCGAGGGCCTCGACAATGTCATCGTCATCGGTGCGACCAACCGTGAGGACATGATCGACCCCGCGATCCTGCGCCCCGGCCGGCTCGACGTGAAGATCAAGATCGAGCGGCCCGACGCCGAGGGCGCCCGCGACATCTTCAGCAAGTACCTGACCGCAGACCTGCCGCTGCACCCCGAGGACCTCGAGGAGCACGACGGCGACCGTCAGGCGACGGTCGCCGGGATGATCGACGCGGCCGTGGAGCACATGTACGCGGAGTCCGACGCCAACCAGTTCCTGGAGGTCACCTACCAGGGCGGCGACAAGGAGATCCTGTACTTCAAGGACTTCAACTCCGGCGCGATGATCCAGAACATCGTCGACCGGTCCAAGAAGGCCGCGATCAAGGACTTCCTCACCACCGGCACCGAGGGGATACGGGTGGGCCACGTGCTGGACGCGTGCATCGCGGAGTTCAAGGAGAACGAGGACCTGCCCAACACGACCAACCCCGACGACTGGGCGAAGATCTCGGGCAAGAAGGGCGAGCGGATCGTCTACATCCGCACGCTCATCGGCGGCAAGACGGGTGGCGCGGAGCCGGGGCGGTCCATCGACACGGGTTCACGGACGGGGCAGTACCTCTGA
- a CDS encoding DUF3054 domain-containing protein, with protein MRERDERLGSPGRRTALAAGLDVLVVAVFTLIGRRTHAEPLDPAGWWDTAWPFLAGLAIGWSVVALSSRAWPTRLWHGVTVWIATVFGGMALRDMVGQGTALPFVVVATIFLGVTLVGWRLLVWAVDRRRPEPARPSGTGRGRVHPPMQHTEVGDPLGLEELSGPREATPGRGVVPPADRERIAGELGIRQPRSPEDS; from the coding sequence GTGCGTGAGCGGGACGAGCGCCTGGGCTCGCCCGGCCGGCGCACGGCCCTGGCCGCGGGCCTCGACGTGCTCGTCGTCGCCGTCTTCACCCTCATCGGCCGCCGGACCCACGCGGAGCCGCTGGACCCGGCGGGGTGGTGGGACACGGCCTGGCCCTTCCTCGCGGGGCTCGCGATCGGGTGGTCGGTCGTCGCCCTGTCGAGCCGGGCATGGCCGACGCGTTTGTGGCACGGGGTGACCGTGTGGATCGCCACGGTCTTCGGCGGCATGGCGCTGCGCGACATGGTCGGCCAGGGGACGGCGCTCCCCTTCGTCGTCGTCGCGACGATCTTCCTCGGCGTGACACTCGTGGGGTGGCGGCTCCTGGTGTGGGCCGTGGACCGTCGTCGTCCGGAGCCGGCCCGTCCGAGCGGCACAGGACGCGGGCGCGTGCACCCGCCGATGCAGCACACCGAGGTGGGCGACCCCCTAGGGCTGGAGGAGCTCAGCGGCCCTCGCGAGGCCACGCCCGGACGGGGCGTGGTGCCCCCCGCCGACCGGGAGCGGATCGCCGGCGAGCTGGGCATCCGGCAGCCGCGCTCCCCCGAGGACTCCTGA
- the metH gene encoding methionine synthase — MTDTDLRSDATDQLRETLSQRILLMDGGMGTMIQGRGLSEADFRGERFADWSSDLQGNNDLLCLTQPEIIVDLHRQYLEAGADLIETNTFNAQRISMADYGMQDLAREINVAAARLARQAADEFTARDPQRPRWVMGALGPTVRTASISPDVNDPAIRNITFDQLVEAYLEQASGLVEGGVDILLVETIFDTLNAKAAIFALETLFEQHGRRWPVIISGTITDASGRTLTGQTTEAFWNSIRHAQPLAVGLNCALGAEELRQYIVELGRVADTFISAYPNAGLPNAFGEYDQDPAYMASLVSEFATSGLVNLVGGCCGTTPEHIAEIAKGVGSAAPHVPVEVEPALRLSGLEPFNVTADSLFVNVGERTNVTGSAKFRKLIEANDYPAALAVAAQQVESGAQVIDINMDEGMLDGVAAMGTFVNLVGSEPDISRVPLMIDSSKWEVIETGLQRTQGKAIVNSISMKEGVEPFVEQARLCRKYGAAIVVMGFDEDGQADNLQRRKDIAQRAYTILTQEVGFPAEDIVFDPNIFALATGIEEHAEYGTDYIEGVRWIKANLPGVLVSGGVSNVSFSFRGNNPVREAIHSVFLYHAINAGMDMGIVNAGALVPYDTIDPDLRERIEDVVLNRREDSTERLLEVAEKHRGSGAKEEEATQEWRELPLRERITHSLVKGIDTWVVEDTEALRLEIDAAGGQPLEVIEGPLMDGMGVVGDLFGEGKMFLPQVVKSARVMKKAVAHLIPYIEAAKKPGDASRSKGLIIMATVKGDVHDIGKNIVGVVLQCNNYDVIDLGVMVPTQKILETAREHDADVIGLSGLITPSLDEMVGVASEMQRQGFDIPLLIGGATTSRAHTAVKVDQQYDGPVIWVKDASRSVPVVSQLLSATGKAPLLETTAADYEALRTRHAAKNNDRPKLTYEDAKAARTPIDWGAEHPHLTGVTPMREVFEDYDLAELREYFDWQPFFNAWELKGSFPDILNNPATGEVARKLYDEAQEMLDQIIEHKWLTAKGVIGLFPANAVGDDIEIYTDESRAEVAHTLHMLRQQGKHRAGIPNRSLADFIAPKDTGVKDWIGAFAVTGGIGASDKIAEFKADNDDYNAILLEALADRFAEAFAERLHERVRTEFWGYAPDESLDNKELIKEAYDGIRPAPGYPACPDHTEKKTLWSLLDVDEIGIELTEGMAMWPGAAVSGWYLGHPDSQYFVVGRLDKDQVEDYAARKGWTMREAERWLGPNLGYATE, encoded by the coding sequence GTGACTGACACCGATCTGCGCTCCGACGCCACCGACCAGCTGCGGGAGACGCTGAGCCAGCGCATCCTGCTCATGGACGGCGGCATGGGGACCATGATCCAGGGTCGAGGGCTGTCGGAGGCCGACTTCCGTGGGGAGCGCTTCGCCGACTGGTCCAGTGACCTGCAGGGCAACAACGACCTGCTGTGCCTCACCCAGCCCGAGATCATCGTGGACCTGCACCGGCAGTACCTCGAGGCCGGCGCCGACCTGATCGAGACCAACACCTTCAACGCGCAGCGCATCTCCATGGCCGACTACGGCATGCAGGACCTGGCGCGTGAGATCAACGTCGCCGCCGCGCGGCTGGCCCGCCAGGCCGCCGACGAGTTCACCGCCCGCGACCCGCAGCGCCCCCGGTGGGTCATGGGCGCGCTGGGCCCGACGGTGCGCACGGCGTCGATCTCCCCCGATGTCAACGACCCGGCGATCCGCAACATCACCTTCGACCAGCTCGTCGAGGCCTACCTCGAGCAGGCCAGCGGCCTCGTCGAGGGCGGCGTCGACATCCTGCTCGTCGAGACGATCTTCGACACGCTCAACGCCAAGGCCGCGATCTTCGCCCTCGAGACACTCTTCGAGCAGCACGGCCGCCGCTGGCCGGTCATCATCTCGGGCACGATCACCGATGCCTCCGGTCGCACCCTGACCGGCCAGACGACCGAGGCCTTCTGGAACTCCATCCGGCACGCCCAGCCCCTGGCCGTGGGCCTCAACTGCGCGCTCGGTGCCGAGGAGCTGCGCCAGTACATCGTCGAGCTGGGCCGAGTCGCCGACACCTTCATCTCCGCCTACCCCAACGCCGGTCTGCCCAATGCCTTCGGCGAGTACGACCAGGACCCGGCCTACATGGCCAGCCTCGTGTCCGAGTTCGCCACCTCCGGGCTGGTCAACCTCGTCGGCGGCTGCTGCGGCACCACCCCCGAGCACATCGCCGAGATCGCGAAGGGGGTGGGCTCCGCCGCCCCGCACGTCCCGGTCGAGGTCGAGCCGGCACTACGCCTCTCGGGGCTGGAGCCCTTCAACGTCACCGCGGACTCGCTCTTCGTCAACGTCGGCGAGCGGACCAATGTCACCGGCTCGGCGAAGTTCCGCAAGCTCATCGAGGCCAACGACTACCCGGCGGCCCTGGCCGTCGCCGCCCAGCAGGTCGAGAGCGGCGCCCAGGTCATCGACATCAACATGGACGAGGGCATGCTCGACGGCGTCGCCGCCATGGGCACCTTCGTCAACCTCGTCGGCTCCGAGCCGGACATCTCCCGCGTCCCGCTGATGATCGACTCCTCCAAGTGGGAGGTCATCGAGACCGGCCTGCAGCGCACCCAGGGCAAGGCGATCGTCAACTCGATCTCCATGAAGGAGGGCGTCGAGCCCTTCGTCGAGCAGGCCCGCCTCTGCCGCAAGTACGGGGCGGCGATTGTCGTCATGGGCTTCGACGAGGACGGTCAGGCCGACAACCTGCAGCGGCGCAAGGACATCGCCCAGCGGGCCTACACGATCCTCACGCAGGAGGTCGGGTTCCCCGCCGAGGACATCGTCTTCGACCCCAACATCTTCGCGCTCGCGACCGGTATCGAGGAGCACGCCGAGTACGGCACCGACTACATCGAGGGGGTGCGCTGGATCAAGGCCAACCTGCCGGGCGTGCTCGTCTCCGGTGGCGTCTCCAACGTCTCCTTCAGCTTCCGCGGCAACAACCCGGTGCGCGAGGCGATCCACTCCGTCTTCCTCTACCACGCGATCAACGCCGGCATGGACATGGGGATCGTCAACGCCGGCGCCCTCGTCCCCTACGACACGATCGACCCCGACCTGCGCGAGCGGATCGAGGACGTCGTCCTCAACCGTCGGGAGGACTCCACCGAGCGGCTGCTCGAGGTCGCGGAGAAGCACCGCGGTTCGGGAGCCAAGGAGGAGGAGGCCACGCAGGAGTGGCGCGAGCTCCCCCTTCGCGAGCGGATCACGCACTCCCTGGTCAAGGGGATCGACACGTGGGTCGTCGAGGACACCGAGGCGCTGCGCCTCGAGATCGACGCTGCCGGCGGCCAGCCGCTGGAGGTCATCGAGGGTCCGCTCATGGACGGCATGGGCGTTGTCGGTGACCTCTTCGGCGAGGGCAAGATGTTCCTCCCCCAGGTCGTGAAGTCCGCCCGGGTGATGAAGAAGGCCGTCGCGCACCTCATCCCCTACATCGAGGCCGCCAAGAAGCCGGGTGACGCCAGCCGCTCCAAGGGCCTGATCATCATGGCGACGGTCAAGGGCGACGTGCACGACATCGGCAAGAACATCGTCGGCGTCGTCCTCCAGTGCAACAACTACGACGTCATCGACCTGGGCGTCATGGTCCCGACGCAAAAGATCCTCGAGACCGCCCGCGAGCACGACGCGGACGTCATCGGGCTGTCCGGGCTCATCACGCCCTCGCTCGACGAGATGGTGGGGGTGGCGTCCGAGATGCAGCGCCAGGGCTTCGACATCCCGCTGCTCATCGGCGGTGCCACGACCTCCCGCGCCCACACCGCGGTCAAGGTCGACCAGCAGTACGACGGTCCGGTCATCTGGGTCAAGGACGCCTCGCGCTCGGTCCCGGTCGTCAGCCAGCTGCTCAGCGCGACGGGCAAGGCCCCGCTGCTCGAGACGACGGCGGCCGACTACGAGGCGCTGCGCACGCGGCACGCGGCCAAGAACAACGACCGCCCCAAACTGACCTACGAGGACGCCAAGGCGGCCCGCACGCCGATCGACTGGGGCGCCGAGCACCCGCACCTGACCGGGGTCACCCCGATGCGAGAGGTCTTCGAGGACTACGACCTGGCCGAGCTGCGCGAGTACTTCGACTGGCAGCCCTTCTTCAACGCGTGGGAGCTCAAGGGCTCCTTCCCGGACATCCTCAACAACCCGGCCACGGGTGAGGTGGCCCGCAAGCTCTACGACGAGGCCCAGGAGATGCTCGACCAGATCATCGAGCACAAGTGGCTGACGGCGAAGGGGGTCATCGGCCTCTTCCCCGCCAACGCCGTGGGCGACGACATCGAGATCTACACCGACGAGTCGCGGGCCGAGGTCGCGCACACGCTGCACATGCTGCGCCAGCAGGGCAAGCACCGTGCGGGCATCCCCAACCGCAGCCTCGCGGACTTCATCGCGCCGAAGGACACCGGGGTCAAGGACTGGATCGGGGCCTTCGCCGTGACCGGTGGCATCGGTGCGTCGGACAAGATCGCCGAGTTCAAGGCCGACAACGACGACTACAACGCGATCCTGCTCGAGGCGCTGGCCGACCGTTTCGCCGAGGCATTCGCCGAGCGGCTCCACGAGCGGGTGCGCACCGAGTTCTGGGGCTACGCGCCAGACGAGTCGCTCGACAACAAGGAGCTCATCAAGGAGGCCTACGACGGCATCCGCCCGGCCCCGGGCTACCCGGCGTGCCCCGACCACACGGAGAAGAAGACGCTCTGGTCGCTGCTCGACGTCGACGAGATCGGGATCGAGCTCACCGAGGGCATGGCGATGTGGCCCGGTGCGGCCGTCTCGGGCTGGTACCTCGGGCACCCGGACAGCCAGTACTTCGTCGTCGGTCGCCTCGACAAGGACCAGGTCGAGGACTACGCGGCGCGCAAGGGCTGGACGATGCGGGAGGCCGAGCGCTGGCTCGGGCCCAACCTCGGCTACGCCACCGAGTGA